In Acidaminococcus fermentans DSM 20731, one genomic interval encodes:
- a CDS encoding hemagglutinin repeat-containing protein: MEGRQVQAETGGNLRLESLQDRETYDSRNTGGGISVSAGGGHVSGSGSAQKQTLRSDYESVTEQAGIYAGDQGFQIQAGGNTHLKGAVIHSDAPAEKNRLETGTLSWEDVENRASYKADGQGVAFSATTRTGQEDRRKLNERGLYPEVVSTVKGRAESTTKAGISAGSIIIREGEKQVQPVKQLNRDTKNSLQKLATIFDKGKVQEKQELVNELSKVGNRAIHELAARKGWQEGSDEKILAHSIFGGLLSSLAGGKIATGILAGGVGEYVNGCILAAKGKAWVEKHPDLVQAISAVVGSAVGAVTGESSIGSNVSLGGTKWNELEQLPIIGQGIKTMVKEAPVYQDDDGTCVGKMFTADAGALGYARGITIISTEDKVFEGQQVSIGVSVLPANLGVSEVRIYKKKEGSPEIDYWVTDWAEFDNALIGLAPSISGGVALSGSISPGSDGYVLCTAGVSISIGVSLGKGIVDKYYDKNDYIS; the protein is encoded by the coding sequence ATGGAAGGCCGGCAGGTACAGGCGGAAACTGGAGGAAATCTGCGCCTGGAAAGTCTCCAGGACCGGGAGACCTATGACAGCCGGAATACAGGAGGGGGAATTTCCGTCTCTGCCGGGGGAGGCCATGTTTCCGGAAGTGGCAGCGCCCAGAAACAGACCCTCCGTTCCGACTACGAAAGTGTGACGGAACAGGCGGGGATCTATGCAGGAGACCAGGGGTTCCAGATCCAGGCAGGGGGCAATACCCATTTGAAGGGAGCCGTGATCCACAGCGATGCCCCGGCAGAAAAGAACCGTCTGGAAACGGGAACCCTCAGCTGGGAAGATGTGGAAAACAGAGCGTCCTACAAAGCGGATGGACAGGGTGTGGCTTTTTCTGCCACTACCCGGACCGGACAGGAAGACCGGCGGAAACTCAATGAACGGGGACTCTATCCTGAAGTGGTGAGTACTGTCAAAGGACGGGCAGAAAGCACCACAAAAGCCGGTATCTCTGCCGGAAGTATCATCATCCGGGAGGGAGAAAAACAGGTCCAGCCGGTAAAACAGCTGAACCGGGACACGAAAAACAGTCTCCAGAAACTGGCGACCATCTTTGACAAGGGGAAAGTCCAAGAAAAGCAGGAACTGGTAAATGAACTGAGCAAAGTGGGAAACCGGGCCATTCATGAACTGGCCGCACGGAAAGGCTGGCAGGAAGGCAGTGATGAAAAGATCCTGGCCCACAGCATTTTCGGAGGGCTGCTCAGTTCCCTGGCAGGCGGAAAGATCGCAACCGGAATTTTGGCCGGAGGTGTGGGAGAATATGTAAACGGCTGTATTCTGGCCGCCAAAGGGAAAGCCTGGGTGGAAAAGCACCCGGACCTGGTCCAGGCCATCAGCGCCGTTGTGGGAAGTGCCGTGGGGGCAGTGACCGGAGAAAGCAGCATCGGGAGCAATGTGAGCCTTGGGGGGACGAAGTGGAATGAGTTGGAACAATTGCCGATTATTGGTCAAGGAATAAAAACTATGGTAAAAGAGGCACCTGTCTACCAAGATGATGATGGGACTTGTGTAGGAAAAATGTTTACAGCAGATGCTGGTGCACTAGGATATGCCCGGGGAATTACAATTATTTCTACAGAAGATAAAGTGTTTGAAGGACAGCAAGTTAGCATAGGTGTGTCAGTACTTCCAGCAAATTTAGGTGTGTCAGAAGTAAGAATATATAAGAAAAAAGAGGGGTCTCCTGAAATCGATTATTGGGTAACAGATTGGGCGGAATTTGATAATGCACTTATAGGATTGGCACCATCAATAAGCGGAGGAGTTGCTTTATCTGGTAGTATTTCTCCCGGAAGTGATGGCTATGTCTTATGTACTGCGGGTGTTTCAATTTCAATAGGAGTATCATTAGGGAAAGGAATTGTAGATAAATATTATGACAAAAATGATTATATAAGTTAA